The Lycium barbarum isolate Lr01 chromosome 4, ASM1917538v2, whole genome shotgun sequence nucleotide sequence TATATTTACATCACTTTTATAACAGATATATCTgatctaaatcgcaaagttaaggGATATATTTGCACATTTTCCCATAAATAAAAGCAAAGATAGAACAAACGAAGAACTAAATTTTAAAGTCATTTCAAAATCACATGTAAACTAAAATATTTAGTCCGTCCGTTCTATTTTATGTGACTTAATTGAAATTTCGAGATTcaaccaaatatttttttgaccgacatttatttatatatttttaaaaatattttacgtgattaattattgtgatttatagtaTTTTTAAAGTAGTTTCCcaatatataaatattatttcGAAAAACTTAAAGCTTTCATGTTCGACTCGCGATAAGTTTGAATTTCGAAAATCCAATTGTGCCACAGGGAGTAGTTTatgaatatataaattatttttcaaaaaaaactaaaaaattgaATCTCCAAATTCACAATCAAAATAAACggtgtatgatgatgatgattacgaCGATAATTGAGCTGCAATGAGTGAACTTACGAGATTGGTGTCGAGGAAACACCAGCCTTTGGTGTTTAGTGTTTGAAGCAAATTGTTTGATGAGGAAGATGAAGAGGAATGTGGGTTCTCCATTTTAGGTGCGTATTAAGTGTTTGATGTTTTAACTCAGAGAAACTCAAGGGAGTGAGAGGGgttttaacaaaataaaaatgaaaGGGAACTTTCAAACTAAATAGAAGGAAAGATAGAACAAAGAATTAAATTTTAAAGTCATTTCACAATCACATATAAACTACTACTATATTACTAAAAAAATATCATTCCTACATTTTTGCTTGGGCAAGCGCACAAATAGCCAGATTTAGGACTCCTATTTAAAGAATAGTCGAAATTTATAAAATTTAACTATTTCAtaatcaagagaaaaaggcccAAAATCATACAATATCTTTGACTTTAGACCCAAATCATACACTATCTTTCACCTGGAGCACTAATAGTCCTTTTTGTTTAAtaaagtggtgcacttttagtcataACCCTAACCACCCTTACTTTTTTAACGGATGCCTCCTTACGTGCATATCACACTTCCCTGCTAAAATATTTCTCTACAAACGAATCGATGTTCTCTTTCTTCTCTTCGTCCATTCTCTCCCGATTTGcataacttcattcacatattcGTGAGACCAACTAGAAAATCAGGTGGGTCAAGTTTGTTTTGTTGAAGAATGACAATAAAATGCGATCTTGTACATGAAATTTTAGCAATGGAGTTTTGAAGAAAGCATTTGAATTCATTCTACATGGATGAGAAAGACCCCAAGGTCATGGAAAAGTGATCTAAATAAAGACCCCAACAACAGTATGATTATATTCCCATGCCTGAAAATCATTGTTTTGCTAATGGGACATTACCACCTGCAGTAGTTTTTTAGTTGCTACTGCACTTCACCTGTAGTAGCCAAGTGAAGTGCCCACATTGGCTAAGCCTTCACTGAGCATTGATTATTTCATGACTCGCTTTTCGTTTGGGGATGAAGAATTTATAGAAGAAGAGGAAAAGGAATTTGTGAATGACGTATCCGAGTCGATTCTTGATGATGAAGAAATTACAGAAGAAGAAGAGTTTGAAGTTGACATATCTGAGAATTCggaaacaagaacaagaacatAGTTTGCTCCTAGTGTGGATATTGATCCGCAACAGCCGCCTCATATTCCAAGTGGAACAATAGATGAAGTGTAGCCTACACGAGCTAGGGTGCCTCGAATGCGTGTCATTAATAACTACGTTCATCACACAATTCAACTCCCATAATCGATTTTTGATAGTGATACGTATGGCTATGgtgatgaagaagatgaagaaataaatgaagaggaggaggaagagaACTATAATGAGTTGGTGGATCATCAAGACATGTCTGAATACTTGGAAACAAGAACATATTATTATGATCTTGTTATGGATATAGATGTTAATGAAGGTGATCCAAATGTTGATAATGAGGAACAAGAAATATGTGCTATTTGTTTACTTGAATATAAAGATGAAAACACCATTGGCACACTACAATGTGGCGATAAATTTCATGCTGGATGCATCAAGAAGTGGTTACAGAGGAAAAAATCATGTCCTTTTTGTAGAGCTTCAGTTTTGCCCCTACATTAGTCTTAATCTTAAGAATTCAATTAGATTAATGGTTAGCATTATTATTTTTGTCATGATCATTGTAATCATAATTCTTGTGTGAATTATAGCTTCTTGTAATGTGAATACTGGTCATATACAGTTAAGCATTGACATAAAAAAATTGATACTGAAATAAGAGGATTCAACAACATTTTGTTTCATTTCAAAAGCAGTTTACAACCCTAAAAAAATTAGTAAAACAACAGCTAATGTCAAATTTCAGCACCATTCACAAAAATCAGCAAAGAACATGAGTCATTTTTCAGCAAAAACAGCAGCAAAAAACCAGCAAAACAGCTGTGAAAAACCACCAAAACAACATTCTAATTGTAGTCATAAACAGCAGCCAAATTCCAGCTTAAACAACATGCAAATTGCTATTATTTTCAGCAAAAACAGCAGGTAAATTCCAGCAAAAACAGTAGCCAAAATCAACATCCAAATTGTTGTCATTTTCAGCAAAAACAGCATGTAAATTACAGCAAAAAATAGTAGCCAAACTCCGGGAAAAACAACATCTAAATTGCCATCATCTTCATAAAAAACAACAGCCAAACCAACAAACACAGCAGCTAAACAATTCCCGCGCGAGCAGCAAGCAATTCCTGTACCAACTTAATAAATTAGCAAAAACAACAGCAAACTTTCATCACCTGCAATACACCAgaaaaacaccatatactcgctAGAAAATAATCATAATGACACAAAAATATACATAAAGAATGAGCCGCTTTTACCTAAAAAACTGTTATAGCTTCAAAAAGTAGGTCCACTTTGTTGTGTACATTGAGAATTTTCCCAAACAAAATCTGGTCCAATTTCTACTTCGGCATATCCCATTTGTTCCTGTTCTACTACTCCTTGTACAACTTCATCCTGTCCTCTTCTAACTTGAAAAAGAATAACAAATCATTTTTATGCTAGTTTAGGATTATTAAATAAAAACCAAATGCTATTATAACAATCGATATTACATGTAGTTTCGGCCGAAATGAAGAGTAGTTTCTGGTGGCACAACATTATATTTGCAAGTCCTTGTATTGTGGCTAGGTTTGTGACATGTACTACAATCTAGAGATTTTTGCTTTCGTTTCATCTTTGTTCGACTAGCTCCAACTTCATCTTGTTCCTTTcttctcactttttgttttcttcCTCTCTTATTATCTTTTATAATCCTTGGAGGCAGAGGAGGAACTTTACTTGACTTAGGCCACATTTGTGGTCCATTCATTGGAAGAACTGAATTTTCATAAATTCTTCTATATGTTTCCACCTTGTAACAATCATGAACATAGTCAAGAATGTTATCCTTTTTAGCCCAAATTGCTGCAATAGCATGCTTGCAAGGGATCCCAGTGAGACTCCATTTTCTACAACTGCAAGATTTATTCTCCAAGTCAACTGCCCAATTGTTCGTAATTGTAGCTCCTAAAATTTCATAGCTCTAGTGATTAGATTTTCTAGGGATATATTCAGCAGCTACAATCTGATTGTTGTGTAATATATCCTTGATCCTAGGACAAACATCACCCGATTTCCATTTATGTGCTTTTTCCCTATTAGCTTGCATTCTAGCCATGAGTAGATAGCGCACTTTCTCCAAAAGTGTCACAATTGGCTTATCTCGAGCATCAAGTATCATTCTATTAAACACTTCACACACATTATTAGTAAGATGTCACACTTATCATCTGAAGAGAAATGCGACCTAGACCATTCGCTAGGTTCTTTGTCATTTAACCAAGTAGCAGCATCAAGATCTAACTTTGAAATATTTTTCATGCAATCATCAAATTTTCTCACAGTACAAGACTTTGCAGCAGCCCAAAGTGCCTTTTTTAATGTGGAACCGCCAAAGCCAGCCTTTTTAAAATTGTTATGAAGGTGTCTCACACAAAAGCTATGGCTCACATGAGGCAAAACATCATTAAAAGCTTCAATAAGACCTTTTTGTTTGTCTGACATAAAGGTCTAACCAATCTCATGTATATACAAATCAGCAGCTAAATGATTCAAAAACCAGGCCCATGTCTCTTTGCTTTCCTTTTCTACAATTGCGTAGGCAACAGGAAATATATTGTTGTTACCATCGATGCCAACTGCAGATAACAACTGAGTCCCATACATTGGACCCTTCAACCAACATCCATCCACACCTACAATTTTTCTACAACCCGCTCTAAAGCCAAGCTTACAAGCAGTAAAATAAGTATATATTCTCTGAAATCTCTGTGGCTCATTGGGGACCTCATTATCAGTGAGCTTCATGTAAATCGTGCTGCCTGGATTTGTTCTATCAATTTCATTGCAATAGTCCCACATCATTTTATATTGATCTTTAATATCACCGTCAATTAATGCAATCGCTTTCATCTTAGCTCGTTTAGCTTGAGATAACGTCACATGAGCTTTTAGTTCAACACTTACCCTATCCCTGAATTCCGCCACTCTCCAATTCCTGTTTGATCCAACTTCTTTGAAGTACTTTCTTGCAATGAAAGATGAAGTGATCGTTCTATTTTCATGATGCCACTCCTTACAAGTATGTGTAGGATCGTATGTTCTAATCTGGAAAGCCTTATCTCTTTGCATTATAGAAGCCTTGATTTTCCATTTGCATTCTGGATGGTGTATGCACATTGCCTCCATTCTTATACTATCATTCCTGTCCCATCGGATATACTTTCCATTCTTAATCTCATGAGTTTCTACAGCATTTTTAAAGTCCTTTGTCTCAAAGACATATTCTAGACCTAATACTGGGTTATCTCCATCGGTCTTTGGATTGTACTGAGGAAAGTTGAAACTTTCAGTTTCAGAATCACTATCCAAACTCTCCGTGTCTTCAGAATCAACACAATCAGAATCCCCCTCTATATCAACCATCTTTCTCTTTATTTCAGCACTAAGGAGCTCTCTCTCTTCCAGATAGCTTTGATTCCTCTTCCCATGTGTATCAACTAGAACATCATCAGCTAAATCAGCTTCCGAGTCACTAAAATCATCACATGATGAATTTTCACACAAAGTCTGTTGTTTGTCATTTTCTCCAATATTTGATTGATTTACTGAATCCACTTTGTCCATTTGAAAGTAAGAATCCAAATGTTCAAAGTATATTTCAAGCACATTGTCCTTTTGGATGTTTTTGCCAACTGTGTAGGCTTCAAAATCTGTAGAGATCAACTTCCATCAATTACGAGGCCTTCCAAACCTATGCCAAAAAGTTATCGAATCATTTGCGTAACCACATATCTCTGCCATCTTCTTGAATTCAACAAGATTCAATTCTTCCGTGTTTACATAGTTAATGTAATCCATGTTTCCTCCAACGTAATGCTTATCTGGTGTACGCTTCATAATTCCCCCGTGATAAATTCACAGTGACAAGCGAAGACTCGGTTATTGAATCTGAAATTTCAAATAGTAAATTTCATAAGGTGTTGTTGCAGACAAAAATAATACGTATTGGTTGTTTTTTGAAAACAAACTGACGTGATTAACTAAAAGCTAAACGTTAACAATATTAAAAACTAACAGACTAAACTACTTTGCCAGAGAAAAAGATGCCAAAAAAATCAACAAATTTCGAAAAATTATTTCATCAAAATAAATAATACAAAAACGTGTTCTGCTATGTTGTGCCTTAAATTTAGATGAGAAACACAATACTCAAATTCTAACCCAAAAAGATTCTACAACCTTAAAATAGAGAAAAATTCTCACCATAGAAAGAAGGTGATTGTGTATCACTGTTGCGCCTTAAGAACATTATTACTTCCTGATAATTGTTTGTTGCTATAGATACGATTCAGATTTGATATGCGTTTGTTGTTCCAATCTCAACTTTTGGCTTCAATAGGGCTGAGTGTTATGCTCTTTCGAAGAAAGGAAGACAGAGAGAcagagcatatacttttggtggGAAAATAGTCTAAGTTTGGAGGGAAGTGTGATATGCACGTGAGGAGGCATCCGTTAAAAAAGCAACGGTGGTTAGGGTtatgactaaaagtgcaccactttaTTAAACAAAAAGGACTATTAGTGCTCCAGGTGAAAGATAGTGTATGATTTGGGTCTAAAGCCAAAGATATTGTATGATTTTGGGCCTTTTCTCTCATAATCAACTTTACACTCGCGAAATTGAAGTTGAGAATCATTTGTTTGAAGTTTTAAACTTCATACACATGAGTCTGAAGTTGGGAACTACCAAACCTAGCTAACTTCAAactaaaatatatgaaattggcATATTGAATGTGCAATTGAAACTTCGATCCCAAATATCTAAAGCCGGGTTAATAGGATTAAATGATACGAATGAGGACCAACAAGAGCAACGTGGCTTTGTGGTCGTTAACGGGAACACATCATCCTCCACACTCGATTAGCTAATTAAAGTCAAAGCAGTTAGCTTCTTTTGAATGGTCAGCAATAGAATCGTCAGTTCTTCAAACATTTGGATCGAAAGCAAATTCTCGACACTTCAGAGCATAATAAATTCCCTTGCTTTTGGGCAATTTCTCTTTGAGCCCGACCACTCTTTTAATCTACTATTGAGAAATGGGAATTCCAAGTGGTATAGTCCATCAGAACCATCAATCTTAAGATTAACTTGTCAGAAGAACAAATGACATAAACTACTAAGGCACGTGAAATGAAACATACGGAGTACACTTATTTCTCTCACTGTAAGTGTTCCCTTACTGTTGGACATCACAAAAATACACGAAAATTCTTCAGAGCTTAGGCATGTCAAGGACACTATCTTTAAGGATCATATTTCATCGGTAAAGGTATATTCCCCAATAAGCTCTTCGAGTAATGGTGGAACCAAAAATTTCATTAAGGGGATTCAACTTGTATAAAAATATACTATATCAAACTTGTGTTTCAAAGTCAACGAAATTCAACCCTTGTATATTATCATacattttattatttttgacGTGTAATATAGTATATGTATAGTAAGTAATTTTATTGAGCAAGAGACTTCCAGTATAAAGTAATAGGAGCAGAAACAGCAAATTAAAGAATTAATTAAAAGTAGAAACATAACGGATCAAATGGCAGGTGTGGCAACATTAGTCGATACCTAGCTATAGACTTGCAAAATACACAAGTATTGTGCAAACGATCTTTTTGTACAAGCACcttagagagagggagagagagagaggggtgggtgggtggggtgTGTGGCATCTTCACCACTTGTGATTCTACTTTCAACAGTGAACGATGGAGAATAATCATTAacaccccatatatatatatatattatgacatGTAAAGTGAATTCCAATGTGGCAGCCACAAAAGTATAGCTCAATGCAGCCAAGCTTATGGCTCTGCACATTCTTCAGGTCACATAACACACTTCCTAACGTGTCCAAACGAGTCTACACTTGGCTCTTTCCTTTATATAAGCTGAGTGCAGACCATTCTTCACATATCATACACAGCACAAAATTACCATTCATCATATCCTATCAAAGATATACAACACCCAAAATCTTATATTTCAATATTTCTATAAGAGATAAAATGTCTGGCATTTTTAAGATTATTGGATTCCAGAAGAGAAGGTCATGTTCAGAGGGAGATGATGATGGCGACAATGGATATGATTATGCTCCAGCAACATGCTTAGAAGGAGACGGGGATGACAATGACGCAGACTTTGGCTATTCTCCTGCAGCATCCTTGGAAGGAGATGACGATGATGGAGATTATGACTATGCTCCTGCTGCATGAATTCGTTCATTGAAGTTCTTGATTTTGACAGATTTAGGATAGAGGCAGTGTGTTCGATCGGACACTATGTTTAATTAATTCAGACCTGAGGAAGTACTTAAGATCTTGGTTTTAGTTAATCCtagtcattttatttatttatttaggaCTATCTAGTCTTATATGTTAGCTGAGACCATTTGCTTTAGAGGTCTCATCAAGGAATTAGGGACTTTGAGACATCGCGCTAGCTTATTAATTAGATGtacctttttttttaacatttgaaGAACTTGTATATGGCAGAGCACTGATGTGATTGTAGTCGAACATAAAGAGATTATATATATAGTCTCACATACTGATGGATGATGTGATCACAATCATATTCCATAAATGGTGACATGATTATTACAATCAGCGAACTATATGTAAAATAGCTGTGTCtattccaaattaggaaagaaatTCCATGTCTCGCATTCGGACTTCAAATTTTGCGAAAAGAATTTAAAATAAAGAAGTAACACTTGAATAAATCAAGGGATGCAACATCTAATATAtcttcatgaaaaaaaaaagggttaacatacatatataattttcaGCGAAATATGTTTGGATGAACTCCTTATGCCCCTAGCTCCGCCTCAACCTGCATTAACTGATAAATTTGCCAAGCAATGGTTCCACGCTTTATTGACACCTTCTTTAGAATATTCATGGTTTCTTCCAAGGCTTATGTGCTCGTGATTGCGGCAACTGCACATATAGCCGATCTTGGGACCCCTATTAAAGGTATAGTCGCAATGTATAAATTTTTGTATGTTTTACTTCAGAATCAACTTGCAACATATGCGACCGGAGTTGCAGTCAAAATTTGCATTTAAAGTTACaaattttccctaaaaatatacttttattatttaattatgtcttTAACAAACTTGAGCAACATCATAAGATGCTGTAAGAATAAATATATAGTTtgctttttctctttttctaAAAGCTCAGCATATGAGAATAACTCATATACTTGAGAATTCATGCACAAAAGAATGTCGACATTTTGCATTTGGCTTCAATGGAACATATCAAGGTTATCAACATATTTTCTTTTTCCTGGAGTAACCCGTCTTCCCAAGACTTTGACTTGGCATAGTGTCGGGGAATATTAATGCATTTATTGAGATTTTTTAAATTTGACATAGTTTATTTCGTGCAAATTTGAACTATGTTAATTCTAATTATATTTTAAACTTGCAAGTTAGGTAGTCTTCACTCTCCTGAATATTGGCGTGACAAAAAGCGTGAATACACCCTCTTTTACACGTTTGAGAgtgggaaaaaaaaatgaaaaatcagCTTCCAAATGAGATATATTTGAATTATTATAAGCTGCCACATAATCATATGCATTCATTTCTTTTAATTGTGTATTTCTTCTTACTTCTTCTAATTATTATAGCACACATATTTACCTCaagattttattttcttaatgacTTGTTTAGGTGCAACGACTATTCGTTTCAtccatttatttcttttttttttcccgtcaAATTAATAAAAAGGACTGGACTGAAATTTCATTATTGTaaccaaataatttttttaataaaaataatgGAGTGTCAAGTgtgtatctttttatttttatttttaaatgtaaTGTATATTTATTcgagtatatatatttttttttggggtcAAGTCTGTAAAAGAATTAGGCTAAAGCTCCATTGTTTTTAGCCAAATAAAAAAGTTTTTAGCCAAAATAATGGAGTTccaattatgattttttttttcattattagATGCAAGGATTGATATTTGTTCCAATTCAGTGtgctttttttgttttgttttgtgaaGCTCCATTATGCTTAGTCAAAATAAtaaattttcaactgtatatttatttttatttcatcTCTAGATAAAATGTCGATTCCTTTCAAATGCATATTCTTTCATTTGTCGGGCCAAAATTATAAAAAAGAATTTGGATGAAACTCCGTTACGTTTAGACAAACAAAAAATTAGCCTTAGTGATGGAGTTTCAAACATGTGGTTCTCTTCAAATTTGGCCGGAAAAGTTGATACCAAAAAAACGAATGAGTTTAAAtagtttaaaaaatattttattattaaaaaTGTCATGTTGACAAAGTATTACGCCTTAGACCATAAATGGATCTGAAAATTCAAATTAATTGGTTCATATTTCATTTCACCTCGTACTTCTTTATTCTTtttatagtatacatatatattgtttaaaaattaactatttatatagtgtaattttttgaAAAGAATGTCAATTAACTCACCTCGAATAAGGGTAACTACATCACTCACACGGTGCTTATTTCTGGAGCCATTTGAGCACATAATGTCACGAAGCATCCTTCAAGCATTTTTTCTTTTTACCTCAAGCATTCACTACCAAGTTTTAAACCTTGGCATATTCCCCTTCGCTTTCCTTTCTCTACTATAAATAACTTCATCTTTTCTGCTCAACTTACTTCCCTATATCTCACTTGCAAATTCCCTTAATTAACTATCATCACTTTTGATtcaatccttgaacaaatataGTTCCAACATCATGTCCCAAATTTCAACAATGCTGATGAGCTCAATTTGTAATTTGGAATTCTTTGGTTATCATGATAAAAAGGGCCACCATGGAATTGATCATGTGTATGAATCGATGGCGAAGGACCGCCATAACATCAGATGTAATTATGCTCTGACTACATGTTTCGAGGATGACGgagacgatgatgatgacgacgatgATGCTGATTATGACTATGCGCCAGCTGCTTAATCAGATAAATGTCTTGTCTTTGTAATAAAACCCTAGCTAGCTCTATACCTAAAAAAACCGTAAGATTAGATATGTTAAGCCTTAGAATATattctattttctagaaaaacccTTCACACTTTCACTGTCTATGAATTATTATAATTATCTAGCTTTTTAgttgtttgtttgtgttgtattaATTTACCTCGAATGAGCACTAGTGGCTTTGAGATATGTATGATTTAGGCAGTTATATACAATAATAGTACGATAGTGAGTTTAAGTTTGTATTCTGCCATATGATGGTCCTTTTGGTTTTTGATTGTGTGTTGATTTCATAATCGTCAAAATTAGTTTTGGCTTACAATTATAAACTTCTATCACGAACCGTACTCTACCGTCACATACTCGACATATTCCATGTATAATGGTCAATGGAAAAACATTTAAACCATAAAGTATATGTAAAATATAAACCTTGGCACCTTGGTCCTCATATTAATTATAAAATAGTATTTCAAAATAAGTTCCCTTCATTATAGCCATATATGAGATCTGAACATAAATGGCAAAAGATATATGACAATCCATAACATAATGGAGCCTCTTTGTAtcaagaatgaaaaaaaaaatgcccGGCTTTACCTAATTAAAGAGTAACAAAGTCTAGCGGCTCTAGCCTCCATGAAATACCAAGTGGGGCTTACCAAAAGCAACTGAGCAGGGAAGGAGAAATTCTAACATGGACGTTTGTCAAGGAAAATACTTACCTGTGTACGCAACAAAGGAAGAAAAACAATAAAAGCAAAGATAGAACAAACGAAGAACTAAATTTTAAAGTCATTTCAAAATCACATGTAAACTAAAATATTTAGTCCGTCCGTTCTATTTTATGTGACTTAATTGAAATTTCGAGATTcaaccaaatatttttttgaccgacatttatttatatattttttaaaatattttaagtgattaattattgtg carries:
- the LOC132637963 gene encoding uncharacterized protein LOC132637963, with product MTRFSFGDEEFIEEEEKEFVNDVSESILDDEEITEEEEFEVDISENSETRTRTYDTYGYGDEEDEEINEEEEEENYNELVDHQDMSEYLETRTYYYDLVMDIDVNEGDPNVDNEEQEICAICLLEYKDENTIGTLQCGDKFHAGCIKKWLQRKKSCPFCRASVLPLH
- the LOC132638763 gene encoding uncharacterized protein LOC132638763; translated protein: MDKVDSVNQSNIGENDKQQTLCENSSCDDFSDSEADLADDVLVDTHGKRNQSYLEERELLSAEIKRKMVDIEGDSDCVDSEDTESLDSDSETESFNFPQYNPKTDGDNPVLGLEYVFETKDFKNAVETHEIKNGKYIRWDRNDSIRMEAMCIHHPECKWKIKASIMQRDKAFQIRTYDPTHTCKEWHHENRTITSSFIARKYFKEVGSNRNWRVAEFRDRVSVELKAHVTLSQAKRAKMKAIALIDGDIKDQYKMMWDYCNEIDRTNPGSTIYMKLTDNEVPNEPQRFQRIYTYFTACKLGFRAGCRKIVGVDGCWLKGPMYGTQLLSAVGIDGNNNIFPVAYAIVEKESKETWAWFLNHLAADLYIHEIG